In one window of Actinomycetota bacterium DNA:
- a CDS encoding thioredoxin family protein — protein sequence MAVSSFMVPLGTPAHDFELPSADGSTVKLADLDGRVLLVMFLCNHCPYVRHVERQLGAVVAEYAGKGVAAVGICSNDLDAYPDDGPAGMADQARRAGFEFPYLLDTDQQVAAAYRAMCTPDLFVYDADRRLAYRGAFDDSTPRNGQPVTGALLRDALDRVLAGQPVPEPHRPSMGCSLKWRHGNQPSWLVASG from the coding sequence ATGGCCGTTTCCTCGTTCATGGTGCCGCTCGGCACCCCCGCCCACGACTTCGAGCTGCCGTCGGCCGACGGGTCAACGGTCAAGCTGGCCGACCTCGACGGCCGGGTCCTGCTGGTGATGTTCCTCTGCAACCACTGCCCGTACGTCCGCCACGTCGAGCGCCAGCTCGGGGCCGTGGTCGCCGAGTACGCCGGCAAGGGCGTGGCCGCCGTCGGCATCTGCAGCAACGACCTCGACGCCTACCCCGACGACGGCCCGGCCGGCATGGCCGACCAGGCCCGCCGGGCCGGCTTCGAGTTCCCCTACCTGCTCGACACCGACCAGCAGGTCGCCGCCGCCTACCGGGCCATGTGCACCCCCGACCTGTTCGTCTACGACGCCGACCGCCGGCTCGCCTACCGCGGCGCCTTCGACGACAGCACCCCCCGCAACGGCCAGCCGGTCACCGGGGCGCTGCTGCGCGACGCCCTCGACCGGGTCCTGGCCGGCCAGCCGGTGCCCGAGCCGCACCGTCCCAGCATGGGCTGCAGCCTCAAGTGGCGGCATGGCAACCAGCCGAGCTGGCTGGTCGCCTCCGGCTGA
- a CDS encoding 3-hydroxyacyl-CoA dehydrogenase encodes MDITGRTVLVTGGGSGLGAATAGMVVEHGGSVVLADVDRERGEGVAAELGERARFVATDVTDEASVREAVAAVAEGGGLHAAVNCAGIAPAERVLGRQGPHSLERFAKVVQVNLIGTFNVTRLAAEAMAANDPGPDGERGVIVNTASVAAFDGQIGQAAYSASKAGVAGMTLPIARELARLGIRVMAVAPGIFDTPMLAALPDQVRESLGAQVPFPSRLGRPEEYAALVRHILENPMLNGETIRLDGAIRMAPK; translated from the coding sequence GTGGACATCACGGGCAGGACGGTGCTGGTCACCGGGGGCGGGTCGGGGCTGGGAGCGGCCACCGCCGGCATGGTCGTCGAGCACGGCGGGTCGGTCGTCCTGGCCGACGTCGACCGGGAGCGGGGCGAGGGGGTGGCGGCCGAGCTGGGGGAGCGGGCCCGGTTCGTGGCCACCGACGTCACCGACGAGGCCAGCGTCCGCGAGGCCGTGGCCGCGGTCGCGGAGGGCGGCGGCCTGCACGCCGCCGTCAACTGCGCCGGGATCGCCCCGGCCGAGCGGGTCCTTGGCCGCCAGGGCCCGCACTCGCTGGAACGGTTCGCCAAGGTGGTCCAGGTCAACCTGATCGGCACCTTCAACGTCACCCGCCTGGCCGCCGAGGCCATGGCCGCCAACGACCCGGGTCCCGACGGCGAGCGGGGCGTGATCGTCAACACCGCCTCGGTGGCCGCCTTCGACGGCCAGATCGGCCAGGCCGCCTATTCCGCCTCCAAGGCCGGCGTGGCCGGCATGACCCTCCCCATCGCCCGCGAGCTGGCTCGCCTCGGCATCCGGGTGATGGCCGTCGCCCCCGGCATCTTCGACACCCCCATGCTGGCCGCCCTGCCCGACCAGGTCCGCGAGTCCCTCGGCGCCCAGGTCCCGTTCCCCTCCCGCCTCGGCCGCCCCGAGGAGTACGCGGCCCTGGTCCGCCATATCCTCGAAAACCCCATGCTCAACGGCGAGACCATCCGCCTCGACGGCGCCATCCGCATGGCCCCGAAGTAG
- a CDS encoding enoyl-CoA hydratase/isomerase family protein yields MAVTAEVEDRVGWITLDRPPDNRFDAAFLEELDRCVGEVAEAEVVVAVIRSASDKFFSAGADVAGLLERSPDENLAVCRRAHQVLGRFADESPLFVAAIAGHALGNGYELALACDIRIAAEGRYRIGLPDVALGLLPSSGGAHRLSRLVGLGRALDLVATGRTVAPAEAERIGMVDRLVPAAEFDTAVAELAAGLAAGAPLAVAAITRVVNDGIERSLTDALDRDLEELADLLASDDAREGMTAFTEKRPPSFNGR; encoded by the coding sequence ATGGCGGTGACCGCCGAGGTCGAAGACCGGGTCGGCTGGATCACCCTGGACCGCCCGCCGGACAACCGCTTCGACGCGGCCTTCCTGGAGGAGCTGGACCGCTGCGTCGGCGAGGTCGCCGAGGCCGAGGTGGTGGTGGCCGTGATCCGGTCGGCCAGCGACAAGTTCTTCTCGGCCGGGGCCGACGTGGCCGGGCTCCTGGAGCGGTCGCCCGACGAGAACCTGGCCGTGTGCCGCCGTGCCCACCAGGTGCTCGGCCGGTTCGCGGACGAGTCGCCGCTGTTCGTCGCCGCCATCGCCGGGCACGCCCTCGGCAATGGCTACGAGCTCGCGCTCGCCTGCGACATCCGCATCGCCGCCGAGGGGCGCTACCGGATCGGGCTGCCCGACGTCGCCCTTGGCCTGCTGCCCTCCTCCGGCGGCGCCCATCGGCTGTCCCGCCTGGTCGGCCTCGGCCGGGCCCTGGACCTGGTGGCCACCGGCCGGACCGTGGCCCCGGCCGAGGCCGAGCGCATCGGCATGGTCGACCGGCTGGTCCCGGCGGCCGAGTTCGACACGGCCGTGGCCGAGCTGGCCGCCGGCCTGGCCGCCGGCGCCCCCCTGGCCGTGGCGGCCATCACCCGGGTGGTCAACGACGGGATCGAGCGCTCCCTGACCGACGCCCTCGACCGTGACCTGGAGGAGCTGGCCGACCTGCTCGCCTCCGATGACGCCCGTGAGGGCATGACCGCCTTCACCGAGAAGCGCCCGCCCAGCTTCAACGGCCGCTGA